Genomic segment of Populus nigra chromosome 6, ddPopNigr1.1, whole genome shotgun sequence:
GGCAAAAATGTGACTGGAGGAGAATTGGTTTCCATTGTCAATTGTGGTGGTGGTCTTGAGAATTGAAATGGGATTTTGCTCATTGGGATTTGGCATGTTCATGAAAGCTGAATTAGGGCTTTCCTCAACATGGGCGTTTAATGTTGTCATGATCATTGTACTTAAGTTTGGTTCTAGGGCATGCGGGGTGGTCATGAAATTTGCATTAGGGTTTTGTGCTTGAACATTACCTGATGGTAGCTTCATGTTTGGCAGTGCATTATATTTATACTGGACTCTACCATTTGTCACGTCCCACTTCAGAGGAAACCCTGAAAACTCATCCTTCAAAGTAGCCCCACTTGGAACCTCAACACTCTCAGAAAAATCGAAAATCGAAGATGATCTTGGTGAATTTGTGATCCCAAAAAATTTGTCAATGATGCTGACATGATCCATTTGATGTGGCAGCAAGTGATGATGATTGTtggattcttcttcttcatcaactaCCTTCACAGAAGAATTAATTTCTTGGCGTCCAGAAGCCAAATTTTCACCATATTCGAGGGTACTAGAGTACCCAAACTTTTCCAAATTGTCAGGGTTTGCTTGAGAAGACTGACTTGACTTGTTTATGCCTTTgttcttcattttctctcttgttcGATCCCTTGCCcttgctcttgctttctccCTAGAATCTCTATCAACAGGATTAAAAACTGGTTTGTGCACTTTTTTGCTCCTTTTCTCTTTAGGTTTGCTCACTAATGAGTCACTCTTTGCCTCCATCACTCTCCTGTCTCCATTAGTGTCAGGTGTCAGCTTGATACCTGATACAACTTCACTCTCAGAAGTGGAAGAAACACTCTTGCCAGCACTAGTACTACTGCATTTTCTCACTTTTGGAACAGTATCTGTGAGCTCCTTGATCGCGGCCTTTGATTTTGTAAATAGCCACTCGATAGTTTTGCTTGCTTTATCGAAGCCGAGCATGTCTTGGAGATCAAAGAACTTTCTGGCAATTTGAAGTGATAACCTCATCCTTCGGTCTCTCGGCCCTTGAGCAGTATGGATCTTACTATGCCTGTCCTTCTTCCCTGTTCGCCGTTGACGAATTGGCTGCTTTGAAGTATTAACATTACCTTTCATCTTGCTATTAGTGAACTTTCTTGTACTTTCATCGTTTGAAGCTACTGGGTTAATCTCCTGAGTCTCAACTGCCAAAACATGAGTATTAGACCCAAAAACTCccggctgctgctgctgctgctgttgttgtgATAAGAGCTCACCTACCAGCAAATCATCATCATCGAGAAAGAGATCAGGGAAGTGCTGCAAGAACGACGTTGGAGAATAGTCTTCTATTGAGCTAGGGTTTTCTGGGTCAGCTAAAGTGCTTGCTATCATGGTAGGGTTTTCGTATTGAAAGGGATTGAAACTGCTACTTGAAGAAAACATAGCAGAACAGTACTATTTCTTTTGAAGAGCTATTTTTGGAGTGCTTTTAGCGTTTCTAAAATTGGAGCAAGATTGAAGGAAAATTAGCCCAAGGAACCTCTGTTTATGGGTGATAAAACTTTATCTTCATCTCTTTCCGAAATATAGAACAGTAGAAGTAGTAGTAGTGCAATTTGTGATTGTTGCTACGGTACACAGAAATGATACAGATAATAGGAGCTAGCTTTGATAGTGATTAAGTGTACGAAACTGAAGAGCCAGCCCACATTTCATTGGCAACAATTCACGTGGGCACAGGTGGTTGCCTGATAGGAACCGttcttgttctttctttttcagagaaagataaaaatagattgaaaggTGAGGAAGTTTTTTGAGGAGCTTATGAGAGTAGCAGAGTAGAGTAGACAATAGACATGGCCACCTCTAGGAAACCTAGCTagggagagagagggaagaAGGACAAGTAATGATATCTGTGAAGCAGCAGAGTGAGAGCTAGGCATGTAAAAATGAGCCAAAGTTACTTTTACCACCATGGATGggcaaaattttcttttgactggGAGACCAAATGTCACTTTCATTTCTCTGACTGTATCttgtattgttgaatttattttttttaagaaaaaaaagaccaaaaacaaGGTACGATTCTTTTGTGATTATTTACCTGAGCTTATCCCagctattttaatttgtttccaaATGTTAATCCACAATTATCTTGTTCTTCAATTGTCAA
This window contains:
- the LOC133696601 gene encoding transcription factor TCP12-like, with the translated sequence MFSSSSSFNPFQYENPTMIASTLADPENPSSIEDYSPTSFLQHFPDLFLDDDDLLVGELLSQQQQQQQQPGVFGSNTHVLAVETQEINPVASNDESTRKFTNSKMKGNVNTSKQPIRQRRTGKKDRHSKIHTAQGPRDRRMRLSLQIARKFFDLQDMLGFDKASKTIEWLFTKSKAAIKELTDTVPKVRKCSSTSAGKSVSSTSESEVVSGIKLTPDTNGDRRVMEAKSDSLVSKPKEKRSKKVHKPVFNPVDRDSREKARARARDRTREKMKNKGINKSSQSSQANPDNLEKFGYSSTLEYGENLASGRQEINSSVKVVDEEEESNNHHHLLPHQMDHVSIIDKFFGITNSPRSSSIFDFSESVEVPSGATLKDEFSGFPLKWDVTNGRVQYKYNALPNMKLPSGNVQAQNPNANFMTTPHALEPNLSTMIMTTLNAHVEESPNSAFMNMPNPNEQNPISILKTTTTIDNGNQFSSSHIFARDYDRLY